A section of the Chryseobacterium scophthalmum genome encodes:
- the pheS gene encoding phenylalanine--tRNA ligase subunit alpha: protein MIEKIEELLVEVNGFNTTSKEEIENFRIKYNGKKGVLNDFYETLKEVPNDQKKEFGQKINTLKQAVNVKLEDLKNASASSIILEKEDLTKPAFPLDLGSRHPINLVKNRIIEIFKSIGFAVADGPEIEDDWHNFTALNLPEYHPARDMQDTFFIEQNPDILLRTHTSSVQIRYMEENEPPIRILSPGRVFRNEAISSRSHCIFHQIEGLYIDENVSFADLKQTIQFFTTELFGKSKIRMRPSFFPFTEPSAEIDVYWGLNSETDYRITKGTGWLEIMGCGMVDPAVLKNVNIDSEKYSGYAFGMGIERITMLLYQMSDIRMFFENDIRTLEQFKTF, encoded by the coding sequence ATGATTGAAAAGATAGAAGAATTGCTTGTTGAGGTTAATGGCTTCAATACGACAAGTAAAGAGGAAATAGAAAACTTCCGAATCAAGTATAATGGGAAAAAAGGAGTTCTGAATGATTTTTATGAAACATTAAAAGAAGTTCCAAACGACCAGAAGAAAGAGTTCGGACAGAAAATCAATACTCTGAAGCAAGCGGTTAATGTAAAGCTGGAAGATTTGAAAAATGCTTCTGCTTCTTCTATTATTTTAGAAAAAGAAGATCTTACAAAACCTGCTTTTCCTTTAGATTTAGGATCTAGACATCCGATTAATTTAGTGAAAAACAGAATTATTGAGATTTTTAAATCTATTGGTTTTGCCGTTGCAGACGGACCGGAAATTGAAGATGACTGGCATAATTTTACTGCGCTGAATCTTCCTGAATATCACCCGGCAAGAGATATGCAGGATACTTTCTTCATCGAGCAGAATCCGGATATTTTATTAAGAACACATACTTCTTCTGTACAGATCCGTTACATGGAAGAAAACGAACCGCCTATCAGAATTTTATCTCCGGGACGAGTTTTCAGAAATGAGGCAATTTCTTCGCGTTCACATTGTATTTTCCATCAGATTGAAGGTTTGTATATTGATGAAAATGTAAGCTTCGCAGATTTAAAACAAACAATTCAGTTTTTTACGACTGAGCTTTTTGGAAAATCTAAAATCAGAATGAGACCTTCATTTTTCCCATTCACAGAGCCAAGTGCTGAGATTGATGTATATTGGGGATTGAATTCTGAAACCGATTATAGAATTACCAAAGGAACAGGCTGGCTAGAAATTATGGGTTGCGGAATGGTAGATCCTGCTGTTTTGAAAAATGTAAATATTGATTCTGAGAAGTATTCAGGATATGCTTTCGGGATGGGTATTGAAAGAATTACAATGCTTCTATACCAAATGAGCGACATCAGAATGTTCTTTGAGAATGATATAAGAACTTTAGAACAGTTTAAAACATTCTAA
- a CDS encoding HAD family hydrolase produces the protein MKISFDLDDTIISTTKFSLEKESFWSKIIGAERIRLGTIKLFKELRTQNHQIYVYTTSYRSKVKIKLMFLSYGVPVDFVINQYLHEKIIRKNVSKFPPEFDIAVHIDDSLGVEMEGKKFGFKTIIVSANDENWVNKILEKIDIVTTSKSSMV, from the coding sequence ATGAAAATTTCATTTGATCTTGATGATACAATTATTTCTACAACTAAGTTTTCTTTAGAAAAAGAATCATTTTGGTCAAAAATCATTGGAGCTGAAAGAATTCGATTGGGGACAATTAAATTGTTTAAAGAATTAAGAACCCAAAATCATCAAATTTATGTTTATACAACTTCCTATAGAAGTAAAGTGAAAATTAAATTGATGTTTTTATCTTATGGAGTTCCCGTTGATTTCGTGATTAATCAGTATTTGCATGAAAAGATAATTAGAAAAAATGTTTCCAAATTCCCTCCCGAATTTGATATTGCCGTTCATATTGATGACTCTCTTGGTGTAGAAATGGAAGGAAAAAAATTTGGCTTTAAAACTATAATAGTTTCGGCCAACGATGAAAACTGGGTTAATAAAATTTTAGAAAAAATTGATATAGTTACCACAAGCAAAAGCAGTATGGTATAA
- a CDS encoding DUF3108 domain-containing protein, with protein MKKILHIITIFAFFLGYSQLTNVADGESISLRIHYGFLNAGTANLTTQKVNYRGTPHLYVKGTGQTTGAVKAFFKVEDLYESYINIDTELPSFYVRNVKEGSYRQHLQTVFNHDNQTLILTDKKTPANGSKLIKSVKGVQDMLSCFYYLRSKTPAELKVGTIINMNVWIDDEMFPFQLKVTGTENLKTKFGTINALKIIPSVKSGRVFKEKEGVTMWVSNDYNHIPLLLKAELAVGSLKASIDDYKNVRFPLKFTK; from the coding sequence ATGAAGAAGATACTCCACATTATTACCATATTCGCTTTCTTTTTAGGTTATTCCCAATTGACCAACGTAGCCGACGGCGAATCGATCTCCTTAAGAATACATTACGGATTTCTAAATGCCGGAACAGCAAATCTCACCACACAAAAAGTCAATTACAGAGGAACTCCACATTTATATGTAAAAGGAACCGGACAAACGACTGGAGCGGTAAAAGCTTTTTTTAAAGTTGAAGATTTATATGAAAGTTATATTAATATCGATACAGAATTACCTAGTTTTTATGTAAGAAATGTAAAAGAAGGTAGTTACAGACAGCATTTACAAACTGTTTTTAATCACGATAATCAAACATTGATTTTGACAGATAAAAAAACTCCTGCAAATGGTTCAAAGCTTATAAAATCTGTAAAAGGCGTACAAGACATGCTCTCATGTTTTTATTATCTGAGAAGTAAAACGCCCGCAGAGCTGAAAGTAGGAACCATTATTAATATGAATGTCTGGATTGATGATGAAATGTTTCCTTTTCAGCTTAAAGTAACCGGAACCGAGAATTTAAAGACAAAGTTCGGAACTATTAATGCTTTAAAAATTATTCCTTCGGTAAAAAGTGGTAGGGTTTTTAAAGAAAAAGAAGGTGTTACGATGTGGGTAAGTAATGACTACAATCACATTCCTTTGTTGTTGAAAGCCGAATTGGCGGTTGGCTCTTTAAAAGCAAGTATTGATGATTACAAGAATGTAAGGTTTCCGTTAAAGTTTACGAAATAA
- a CDS encoding ATP-binding protein, whose translation MKSKDNQPKSLNFRFRKVVHYSLIFCILLIQLIIAGFFYNEFINRKNLAFIENQLKEVNSLENLTDNSRKELLNAQNFLQQYLVNADKKYLDSYFASLDKLGANLDNINSYEAKFPKLKNILSFQKKDSLGSKNLKLLVDSTYQYSTQSNFKAPTPLPSLKKYESNYNLDKYDFHVETKTIADTVKKKGLFGRLGDAISGKENVRKESTIITVKQGKIPEATAIKADVDSVMNLVQNYYTGEIKKMQVQVIGKQNNNNKFYTIFNKLLIYSNGVMNIYDFAIKDSKADLEKEYALRNSENNKIRTNLILGAMVLMFIVSILIMYLTRIAFVYENQLNAANKQIKENLNFKNRILGMLSHELRSPLKIIGIFIRKINKKTNDDSIKEYLKSISFTNNTLLMQANQILEYTKNQHVENQLIPVVFNLKNEVTSILNSIEPYIETRNNKFIVEENIDPKIEVYSDNTKINQVFMNILANANKFTENGEIRVITKAESVDENIVSLTTIIKDTGVGISKSDLEKIFEPYYQGVLSEDVENLGAGLGLSLCKEIVELYSGNISVDSEQNVGTTVRFTINLNVNK comes from the coding sequence ATGAAGTCAAAAGATAACCAACCGAAATCGTTAAATTTTAGATTTAGAAAAGTCGTTCATTACTCTCTTATCTTTTGTATTTTATTGATACAGCTTATCATTGCTGGCTTTTTTTATAACGAATTTATCAATAGAAAGAATTTAGCATTCATTGAAAATCAGTTAAAAGAAGTAAATTCTCTTGAAAACTTAACAGATAACTCCAGAAAAGAGCTTTTAAACGCTCAAAATTTTCTTCAGCAATATCTTGTAAATGCTGACAAAAAGTATTTGGATTCTTATTTTGCTTCTTTAGACAAATTAGGCGCAAATTTAGACAACATTAATAGCTATGAAGCTAAATTTCCTAAATTAAAAAATATATTATCATTTCAAAAAAAAGACTCTTTAGGCAGTAAAAACCTGAAGCTTTTGGTTGATTCTACTTATCAATATTCTACCCAATCAAATTTCAAAGCTCCCACTCCTTTACCTTCGCTGAAAAAGTATGAGAGCAATTATAATTTGGATAAATATGATTTTCACGTAGAAACAAAAACGATTGCTGATACGGTTAAGAAAAAAGGTCTTTTCGGACGTTTGGGAGATGCAATATCCGGGAAAGAGAACGTACGTAAAGAGAGTACAATTATTACCGTGAAACAAGGAAAGATCCCTGAAGCAACTGCTATAAAAGCTGATGTAGATAGTGTAATGAATCTTGTTCAAAACTATTATACCGGAGAAATAAAGAAAATGCAGGTGCAGGTAATTGGAAAACAAAATAATAACAATAAATTTTATACCATATTTAATAAACTTCTTATTTACAGTAATGGGGTGATGAATATTTATGATTTTGCGATCAAAGATTCTAAAGCTGATCTTGAAAAAGAATATGCTCTACGAAATTCTGAAAACAATAAGATTAGAACGAATCTGATTTTGGGAGCAATGGTTTTGATGTTTATTGTGTCTATATTAATAATGTATTTGACCAGAATCGCATTTGTATATGAAAACCAACTCAATGCAGCCAACAAACAGATTAAAGAGAACCTTAATTTTAAAAACAGAATTTTGGGAATGTTGAGTCATGAACTGCGTTCGCCGTTGAAGATTATTGGAATTTTCATCAGAAAAATCAATAAAAAAACGAATGATGACAGTATTAAAGAATATTTAAAGTCGATCAGTTTTACCAATAATACCTTATTGATGCAGGCCAATCAGATTTTAGAATATACCAAAAATCAACATGTAGAAAACCAGTTAATACCGGTTGTTTTTAATCTTAAAAATGAAGTAACCTCTATCTTAAATTCGATAGAACCTTATATTGAAACAAGAAATAATAAGTTTATTGTTGAAGAAAATATAGATCCGAAAATTGAGGTTTATTCTGATAATACAAAGATCAATCAGGTTTTTATGAATATACTTGCCAATGCCAATAAATTTACCGAAAACGGAGAAATACGTGTGATAACCAAAGCAGAGTCTGTTGATGAAAATATAGTTTCTTTAACTACGATAATAAAAGATACCGGAGTTGGAATTTCAAAATCTGATCTCGAAAAAATATTTGAACCTTATTACCAAGGAGTTCTTTCGGAAGATGTAGAGAACTTAGGTGCAGGTTTAGGATTGAGCTTATGTAAGGAAATTGTAGAGCTCTATTCTGGGAATATCTCAGTAGACAGCGAGCAAAACGTAGGTACAACAGTACGTTTCACAATTAATTTGAATGTCAATAAATGA
- a CDS encoding GNAT family N-acetyltransferase yields MKITNTHQLNQKQKEQILQLWNNEYPEKLAYKNLDGFENYLEKLNEINHFLLMNDDEKIQGWAITFERENKTWFAIILSENLHGKGWGTKVLNELKQHKNELNGWVIDNSNDKKLNGSFYKSPLEFYIKNEFEVLSEIRLELEIMSAVKIKWTK; encoded by the coding sequence ATGAAAATCACAAACACCCATCAACTCAACCAAAAACAAAAAGAACAGATCCTGCAATTGTGGAATAATGAATATCCAGAAAAACTAGCTTATAAAAACCTAGATGGATTTGAAAACTATCTTGAAAAACTCAATGAAATCAATCATTTTCTTTTAATGAATGATGATGAAAAAATTCAGGGCTGGGCAATTACTTTTGAAAGAGAAAATAAAACATGGTTTGCGATTATTCTTTCTGAAAACCTTCATGGTAAAGGTTGGGGAACAAAAGTTTTGAATGAATTGAAACAACATAAAAATGAACTGAACGGTTGGGTAATTGATAACAGCAATGATAAAAAACTTAACGGCAGTTTTTATAAATCTCCATTAGAATTTTATATAAAAAATGAATTTGAAGTTTTATCAGAAATCAGACTTGAATTAGAAATCATGTCTGCGGTAAAAATAAAATGGACAAAATAA
- a CDS encoding aminoacyl-histidine dipeptidase codes for MELSNIEPQIIWKNFSKLNAVPRPSKKEEKVIAFIKEFGENLGLETTVDEVGNVIIKKPATPGMENRKSIVMQSHLDMVCQKNNDVNFDFETQGIQMEVDGDWVKAKGTTLGADNGLGVATIMSILESSDIPHPDLEALFTIDEETGMTGALGLKPGQLTGQILLNLDTEEDDEIDIGCAGGIDVTVSQNYATETSNGQIVRIEVKGLQGGHSGMDIHKGFGNANIIMGRILYKALENQNVQLISIDGGSLRNAIPRESVALISVRNAGEFIENVTNGIKKEILEEFASVEAHLQINIENSTSSEKALSVEDSKKIILVLKSLHNGVYRMSPDVQDLVESSNNVARVELKEGGLKILNLSRSSVDSSKDSVAEQLKSVSELAGMNVEFSGSYPGWKPKPGSEIVQVLEKIYTEKFAEKPHVVACHAGLECGIIGANYPEMEMVSYGPTIRGAHSPDEKANISSTQKFWSFTKDILANIPLK; via the coding sequence ATGGAACTATCCAATATAGAACCGCAGATTATCTGGAAAAATTTCTCCAAATTAAATGCAGTTCCGAGACCGTCAAAAAAAGAAGAAAAAGTAATTGCTTTCATCAAAGAATTTGGTGAGAATTTAGGACTGGAAACTACAGTAGATGAAGTAGGAAATGTGATTATTAAAAAACCTGCTACTCCGGGAATGGAAAACCGTAAATCGATTGTTATGCAGTCGCATTTGGATATGGTTTGTCAGAAAAACAACGATGTAAATTTCGATTTTGAAACTCAAGGAATCCAGATGGAAGTTGACGGAGACTGGGTAAAAGCAAAAGGTACAACTTTAGGTGCAGATAATGGATTAGGAGTTGCCACTATTATGTCGATTCTTGAAAGTTCAGACATTCCACATCCTGATTTGGAGGCTCTTTTCACGATTGATGAAGAAACAGGAATGACCGGAGCTTTAGGTTTAAAACCTGGACAATTAACCGGACAAATTCTTTTAAATTTAGATACAGAAGAAGATGACGAAATCGATATCGGATGTGCAGGTGGAATTGATGTTACCGTAAGCCAAAACTACGCAACAGAAACTTCTAACGGACAAATCGTAAGAATCGAAGTAAAAGGTTTACAAGGTGGTCACTCAGGAATGGATATCCACAAAGGTTTTGGAAATGCCAATATCATTATGGGCAGAATTCTTTACAAAGCTTTGGAAAATCAAAACGTTCAGTTGATTTCAATTGATGGCGGAAGTTTGAGAAATGCAATTCCAAGAGAATCTGTAGCTTTAATTTCTGTGAGAAATGCCGGTGAATTTATTGAAAATGTAACCAACGGAATTAAAAAAGAAATTTTAGAAGAGTTTGCTTCTGTTGAAGCTCATCTTCAAATTAATATTGAAAACTCTACAAGTTCAGAAAAAGCGCTTTCTGTAGAAGATTCAAAGAAAATTATTCTTGTTTTAAAATCTCTTCACAACGGTGTTTACAGAATGAGCCCGGATGTACAGGATTTAGTAGAATCATCAAACAATGTAGCAAGAGTAGAATTAAAAGAAGGCGGTCTGAAAATTTTAAACCTTTCAAGATCATCGGTAGATTCTTCTAAAGATTCAGTAGCTGAACAATTGAAATCGGTATCAGAATTAGCCGGAATGAATGTAGAATTCAGCGGATCTTATCCAGGATGGAAACCAAAACCAGGTTCTGAGATTGTACAAGTTTTAGAAAAAATATACACAGAGAAATTTGCAGAAAAGCCTCACGTTGTAGCTTGTCATGCAGGTTTAGAGTGTGGAATTATCGGTGCTAATTACCCAGAAATGGAAATGGTAAGTTACGGACCAACCATCAGAGGAGCTCACTCTCCTGATGAAAAAGCAAATATTTCTTCAACCCAGAAATTCTGGAGTTTCACGAAAGATATTTTGGCGAATATTCCATTGAAATAA
- a CDS encoding 2Fe-2S iron-sulfur cluster-binding protein — protein MSDINIKITDREGVTHEVVAPTDMSMNLMEIIRSYELAEEGTIGVCGGMAMCASCQVYVLEDPGLEPMGDEEDAMLGEAFHVESNSRLGCQLHMVPSMEGLAVAIAPYP, from the coding sequence ATGAGCGATATAAATATAAAAATCACCGATAGAGAAGGTGTTACTCACGAAGTGGTTGCTCCAACGGATATGTCCATGAATTTAATGGAAATTATCCGTTCATATGAATTGGCAGAAGAAGGCACCATCGGAGTTTGCGGTGGAATGGCAATGTGCGCATCTTGTCAGGTTTATGTATTGGAAGATCCGGGACTTGAACCAATGGGCGATGAAGAAGACGCAATGTTGGGCGAAGCTTTTCATGTGGAAAGCAACAGCCGATTGGGTTGTCAATTGCATATGGTTCCTTCGATGGAAGGTCTGGCTGTAGCAATTGCTCCTTATCCTTAG
- a CDS encoding response regulator transcription factor, with protein MSNLDTKTINFLLADDHSLIRQGVEFLIEEIGFEGDVFHASTLQKVLETVEMQPIEIVVIDAIFPDGNSLNIISEIKRIKPEVKILVFSGVDESTQSIKYINAGANGFLSKLSEENEIKEAILKIHQTGKYISLITQGVLIDSLHNPNIVNPLQRLTERELEIAEMYAKGYGNLEIANNLNVKQNTISTIKKRIFDKLHIENVVDLADLIKNYH; from the coding sequence ATGAGTAATCTAGATACTAAAACCATTAATTTTTTACTTGCTGATGATCATAGTCTCATAAGGCAGGGCGTAGAATTTCTTATTGAGGAGATTGGTTTTGAGGGAGACGTTTTTCATGCATCTACACTTCAGAAAGTCTTAGAAACTGTTGAAATGCAGCCAATAGAAATTGTTGTAATAGATGCTATTTTCCCAGACGGAAATAGCCTGAATATAATTTCTGAAATCAAAAGAATCAAACCTGAAGTTAAGATTCTCGTTTTTTCAGGAGTCGATGAAAGTACACAGTCTATTAAATATATAAACGCAGGAGCAAACGGATTTCTCAGCAAGCTGAGTGAAGAAAATGAAATAAAAGAAGCGATTCTCAAAATTCATCAAACCGGAAAATATATTTCCTTAATTACTCAGGGCGTACTCATAGATTCTTTACATAACCCAAATATTGTAAATCCTCTACAAAGGCTTACTGAAAGAGAATTAGAAATTGCAGAGATGTATGCAAAAGGCTATGGTAATCTCGAAATAGCAAATAATCTTAACGTAAAGCAGAACACCATAAGTACAATCAAAAAAAGAATTTTTGATAAACTGCATATCGAGAATGTAGTTGATTTGGCAGATTTAATCAAGAATTATCATTAG
- a CDS encoding NAD(P)/FAD-dependent oxidoreductase — MITTDILIIGAGPTGLFAVFEAGLLKMKCHIIDALPQPGGQLAELYPKKPIFDIPGYPSVNAGELVDNLMEQIKQFQPGFTLGETAVSYTKVDDEWFEVVTNKGTVHRCKAIAIAGGLGTFEPRKPTMENVADYEEKGLEYFVKEPEHFRNKKVVIAGGGDSALDWSVFLSNVASEVTLIHRRNEFRGALDSVEKVQDLKNQGKIKLITPAEVTAIKGDGKVEAITVAVDGQDPYDIETDYFIPLFGLTPKLGEIGNWGLNIEKNAIVVNNALDYQTNIDGIYAIGDINTYPGKLKLILCGFHEATLMCQSVYNRLNPGKKFVLKYTTVSGVDGFDGSRKEAEKAVVKKID, encoded by the coding sequence ATGATCACTACAGATATATTGATTATCGGAGCAGGACCTACGGGACTTTTTGCCGTGTTTGAAGCAGGTCTTTTAAAAATGAAATGTCACATTATCGATGCTCTTCCTCAACCGGGAGGTCAGTTGGCAGAATTGTATCCTAAAAAACCGATTTTTGATATTCCTGGTTATCCGTCTGTAAATGCAGGTGAATTGGTAGATAATTTAATGGAGCAGATCAAACAATTTCAACCAGGATTCACTTTAGGAGAAACTGCGGTTTCTTACACAAAAGTAGATGATGAGTGGTTTGAAGTGGTTACCAACAAAGGAACAGTTCACAGATGTAAAGCTATTGCTATTGCAGGAGGTTTAGGAACTTTTGAGCCTAGAAAACCTACAATGGAGAATGTTGCAGATTATGAAGAAAAAGGTCTTGAATATTTCGTTAAAGAACCGGAACATTTCAGAAATAAAAAAGTAGTTATTGCCGGAGGTGGAGATTCTGCCTTAGACTGGAGTGTTTTCTTATCAAATGTTGCAAGTGAAGTGACATTAATTCACAGAAGAAATGAGTTCAGAGGAGCTTTAGATTCGGTAGAAAAAGTTCAGGATTTAAAAAATCAAGGTAAAATTAAATTGATTACTCCTGCTGAAGTTACAGCAATTAAAGGTGACGGAAAAGTAGAAGCAATTACTGTAGCAGTTGACGGACAAGATCCTTACGATATTGAAACTGATTATTTTATTCCATTATTCGGATTGACACCAAAATTGGGCGAAATCGGAAACTGGGGATTAAATATCGAGAAAAATGCAATCGTAGTAAATAATGCTTTAGACTATCAAACCAATATTGATGGGATTTACGCAATTGGTGATATCAACACGTATCCTGGAAAATTAAAATTAATTCTTTGTGGTTTCCACGAGGCGACTTTGATGTGTCAGAGTGTTTACAATAGATTAAATCCGGGTAAAAAATTCGTTTTAAAATATACAACCGTAAGTGGAGTAGATGGTTTCGACGGAAGCCGTAAAGAAGCTGAAAAAGCAGTTGTAAAGAAAATAGATTAA
- a CDS encoding TIGR00730 family Rossman fold protein — protein MKSITVFCGSSFGSDDLYKKQATLLGQTLAKQNIQLIYGGANVGLMGAVADGVLKEGGKAIGVLPNFLQSKEIAHQNLTELILVETMHERKTKMNELCDGVIVLPGGYGTLEEFFEMITWAQLGLHKKPIAILNIDGFYDDLIKLVQKMVDKGFLKQINQEMLLVSDSIDELLEKMRNYHAPIVGKWISKEEV, from the coding sequence ATGAAAAGTATCACCGTATTTTGCGGATCAAGTTTTGGTTCGGATGATCTGTATAAAAAACAGGCAACTTTATTAGGACAAACTTTAGCGAAGCAAAATATTCAACTCATTTATGGCGGCGCCAATGTAGGATTAATGGGAGCTGTTGCAGACGGAGTTTTAAAGGAAGGCGGAAAAGCAATAGGAGTTCTGCCCAATTTTTTGCAGTCAAAAGAAATTGCGCATCAAAATCTGACCGAGCTTATTTTGGTAGAAACCATGCACGAAAGAAAAACCAAGATGAATGAACTTTGCGATGGAGTAATCGTTCTTCCCGGAGGTTATGGAACTTTGGAAGAGTTTTTCGAAATGATTACCTGGGCTCAACTCGGGCTTCATAAAAAACCAATTGCTATTCTGAATATCGATGGATTTTATGATGATTTAATTAAACTGGTTCAGAAAATGGTTGATAAAGGATTTTTAAAACAAATCAATCAGGAAATGCTTTTGGTAAGTGATTCTATTGATGAGCTTTTAGAAAAAATGAGAAATTATCACGCTCCGATTGTTGGAAAGTGGATTTCCAAAGAGGAAGTTTAG
- a CDS encoding prolyl oligopeptidase family serine peptidase yields the protein MKNIILSASLFASHLFLAQYNYPKTPENPVVDNYFGTKITDNYRWLEDSKSPEVEKWFKSQSDFSHSVINKIPHREDLYKRMKEVQEMNGDSFGGILERQNTYFYTKTKKGENLSKLYSRNLSTGKETLVFDPETLGKNTQITNFIVDSKAKKMAILLSKSGGEICDLRILDLTTKKFLKDEIGPIWSEFAFEFTPDDKAIIYTKMSTADPNSNMLLKDMKAMLHVIGTDTKTDKILASRENYPELNALTEQFTSIGFTDDYKYLVLRLSSVKSESPIFVAPYSELKNQKIKWRQIVKPSDEITDVFISGDKLFLLTHKDAPNYKITLTSLLNPDFNNAKVVVPESKDGVIISIHNSKNYLYYSLGNGIIRDKYQININTLEGKKVDFPTGVNSSLSLNQRENDNIFCNNVNWLTPLTTYEYNPEKGNPVKSKFLNSETNYPDYNKLYAVKEVEIKSHDGVMVPLSIIYPKNMKMDGSNPAYITGYGGYGFSYEPRFSTRLSVLLEQGVIIAIAHVRGGGEKGEKWHEEGMKATKPNTWKDFIACSEYLVNQKYTSPSKLIGNGVSAGGILIGRAITERPDLFAVAIAEVGMTNTLRSETTANGPNQIPEIGSIKNEEDTKHLIEMDAQSKVKKGGKYPAVIVRVGMNDSRVVPWMPGKFAGILQNNSASGKPTLLYANYDNGHFTSDFDVVFKEYADIYSFALWQVGHPNFQPMKN from the coding sequence ATGAAAAACATTATTCTGTCTGCAAGTTTATTTGCAAGTCATTTATTTTTAGCGCAATATAATTATCCTAAAACTCCAGAAAACCCTGTTGTTGACAATTATTTTGGAACTAAAATCACAGATAATTACAGATGGCTGGAAGATAGCAAAAGCCCTGAAGTAGAAAAATGGTTCAAATCTCAATCGGATTTTAGCCATAGCGTGATTAATAAAATTCCGCATCGTGAAGATCTTTATAAGCGCATGAAAGAGGTACAGGAAATGAACGGCGATTCTTTCGGAGGAATATTGGAGAGACAAAACACTTATTTTTACACCAAAACAAAAAAGGGCGAAAATCTTTCAAAACTTTATTCAAGAAACCTTTCTACAGGAAAAGAGACATTGGTTTTTGATCCCGAAACTCTTGGTAAAAACACACAAATCACCAATTTCATCGTTGATTCTAAAGCTAAGAAAATGGCTATTTTATTATCAAAATCAGGAGGTGAAATTTGTGATTTAAGAATTTTAGATCTTACGACCAAGAAATTTCTAAAGGATGAAATTGGTCCTATCTGGAGCGAATTTGCATTTGAATTTACACCAGATGACAAAGCTATCATTTATACTAAAATGAGCACTGCAGATCCGAACAGTAATATGCTTTTAAAAGACATGAAAGCAATGTTGCATGTTATTGGAACCGATACAAAAACCGATAAAATATTAGCATCAAGAGAAAATTATCCAGAATTAAATGCTTTAACCGAGCAATTTACGAGTATTGGTTTTACTGATGATTATAAATATCTTGTTTTAAGATTAAGTTCAGTAAAATCAGAAAGTCCAATTTTCGTTGCACCATATTCGGAATTAAAAAATCAAAAAATCAAATGGAGACAGATTGTAAAGCCTTCAGATGAAATTACTGATGTATTTATTTCAGGTGACAAACTGTTTCTTCTTACTCATAAAGATGCTCCTAATTACAAAATCACCCTAACAAGTTTATTAAATCCTGATTTTAATAATGCAAAAGTGGTTGTTCCTGAAAGTAAAGATGGCGTAATTATCAGCATCCACAATTCTAAAAACTATCTTTATTATTCATTAGGAAATGGAATTATCAGAGATAAATATCAGATAAATATTAATACTCTTGAAGGGAAAAAAGTTGATTTCCCGACTGGAGTAAATAGTTCTTTATCACTTAATCAACGTGAAAATGATAACATTTTCTGTAATAACGTTAATTGGCTGACTCCATTAACAACTTATGAATACAATCCTGAAAAAGGAAATCCTGTGAAAAGTAAGTTTCTGAATTCTGAAACCAATTATCCTGATTATAATAAACTGTATGCAGTAAAAGAAGTTGAAATAAAAAGTCACGATGGTGTAATGGTTCCGCTTTCTATTATTTATCCTAAAAATATGAAAATGGACGGTAGCAATCCAGCTTATATAACAGGTTACGGTGGTTACGGATTTTCTTACGAGCCCCGTTTCTCGACGAGACTATCTGTTTTACTTGAACAAGGGGTTATTATTGCTATTGCTCATGTAAGAGGCGGTGGTGAAAAAGGCGAAAAATGGCACGAAGAAGGAATGAAAGCTACAAAACCCAATACTTGGAAAGATTTTATTGCTTGTTCGGAATATCTGGTTAATCAAAAATATACTTCTCCTTCAAAATTAATCGGAAACGGTGTAAGCGCAGGTGGAATTCTTATTGGAAGAGCGATTACTGAAAGACCTGATCTTTTTGCCGTAGCAATTGCAGAAGTCGGGATGACTAATACATTACGATCTGAAACCACAGCAAACGGACCTAATCAAATTCCGGAAATTGGATCTATTAAAAATGAAGAAGACACAAAGCATTTAATTGAAATGGATGCTCAAAGCAAGGTAAAAAAAGGTGGAAAATATCCTGCAGTAATTGTACGTGTCGGCATGAATGATTCCAGAGTTGTTCCTTGGATGCCTGGAAAATTTGCGGGAATTTTACAAAATAATTCAGCTTCAGGAAAACCTACCTTATTGTATGCAAACTATGATAATGGGCATTTTACAAGTGATTTTGATGTTGTTTTTAAAGAATATGCAGATATTTATTCATTTGCATTATGGCAAGTGGGACATCCGAATTTTCAGCCTATGAAAAATTAA